One genomic region from Haloterrigena gelatinilytica encodes:
- a CDS encoding acyl-CoA dehydrogenase family protein yields the protein MAFTLSDEHEAIRDAVHEFGENEIKPVAEEHDREGKYPEDLRRKAAEYDFVAPSIPLEYGGAGMDKIASTIVTEELWRADPGIGSAIGSAGFGSSMIMEFGDEWMKEEWLPKIADGEIASVSMISEPAHGSNVAGIETVAEKDGDEYVANGNKMWITNGTVADIGVLMAKTSPGEGHKGITAFLVEMDWDGITTDKIDNKLGIRASDLAEVVIDDVRIPEENVIGEVDKGFYQLMEFFAAGRANVAAQAVGAAQGALDAAIEYANQREQFDQKIKEFQAIQHKIAEMATKVEAARSLTYRAATQVEQENQDIAAQYSSMAKLFASEISVEVADEGIQVHGGSGYVTDYPAERYYRDARITKIYEGTSEIQKNIIADQIF from the coding sequence ATGGCATTTACGCTGTCCGACGAACACGAGGCCATTCGCGACGCCGTCCACGAGTTCGGTGAGAACGAGATCAAACCGGTCGCCGAGGAACACGATCGGGAAGGGAAGTACCCTGAGGACCTCCGTCGGAAGGCCGCCGAGTACGACTTCGTCGCGCCGAGCATCCCGCTCGAGTACGGCGGTGCCGGGATGGACAAGATAGCCAGTACCATCGTCACCGAGGAACTCTGGCGTGCGGATCCGGGGATCGGCTCCGCGATCGGCAGCGCCGGATTCGGCTCGAGCATGATCATGGAGTTCGGCGACGAATGGATGAAAGAGGAGTGGTTGCCCAAGATCGCCGACGGCGAGATCGCGTCGGTGTCGATGATCTCCGAGCCCGCACACGGCTCGAACGTCGCCGGGATAGAGACGGTCGCCGAGAAGGACGGCGACGAGTACGTCGCCAACGGCAACAAGATGTGGATCACCAACGGGACCGTCGCCGACATCGGCGTCCTCATGGCCAAGACGAGCCCCGGCGAGGGCCATAAGGGCATCACCGCCTTCCTCGTCGAGATGGACTGGGACGGCATCACGACCGACAAGATCGACAACAAACTCGGTATCCGCGCCTCCGACCTCGCGGAGGTCGTTATCGACGACGTCCGTATTCCCGAGGAGAACGTCATCGGCGAGGTCGACAAGGGATTCTACCAGCTGATGGAGTTCTTCGCCGCCGGTCGCGCCAACGTCGCTGCTCAGGCCGTCGGCGCCGCCCAGGGCGCCCTCGACGCCGCCATCGAGTACGCCAACCAGCGCGAACAGTTCGACCAGAAGATCAAGGAGTTCCAGGCCATCCAGCACAAGATCGCCGAGATGGCCACCAAGGTCGAGGCCGCCCGCTCGCTGACCTACCGCGCCGCGACCCAGGTCGAGCAGGAGAACCAGGACATCGCCGCGCAGTACTCGAGCATGGCGAAGCTGTTCGCGAGCGAGATCTCGGTCGAAGTCGCCGACGAGGGCATTCAGGTCCACGGCGGCTCGGGCTACGTCACGGACTACCCCGCCGAGCGCTACTACCGCGACGCCCGCATCACGAAGATCTACGAGGGCACCAGCGAGATCCAGAAGAACATCATCGCCGACCAGATCTTCTAG
- a CDS encoding acyl-CoA dehydrogenase family protein, producing the protein MLDFVDLEADLDQEERMIRDTAREFVAEHVKPDIGEHFENGTFPKEIIPKMGELGFYAPNLEGYGSPNVSETAYGLLMQELEACDSGLRSMASVQGALVMYPIHAYGSEEQKEEWLPKLGEGEAVGCFGLTEPEHGSNPSAMETRAEQDGDGYVLNGSKTWITNSPISDVAVVWARDQSDPDAPVRGFLVETDRDGVSTNKITEKLSLRASITGEIGLNDVFVPEENVLPGVSGMKGPLSCLTQARYGIAWGAVGAARDCFEEARQYAKDRDQFGGPIGRFQLQQRKLAEMGTQITLAQLLAYRLAELKERGEMRPQHVSMAKRNNVRTARDQARIAREILGGNGITTDYSPMRHIANMETVYTYEGTHDIHTLVLGEEFTGIPAYE; encoded by the coding sequence ATGCTGGATTTCGTCGATCTCGAGGCGGATTTGGACCAGGAAGAGCGCATGATCCGCGATACGGCCCGGGAGTTCGTCGCGGAACACGTCAAGCCCGACATCGGCGAGCACTTCGAGAACGGGACGTTCCCGAAAGAGATCATCCCGAAGATGGGCGAACTCGGCTTCTACGCACCCAACCTCGAGGGCTACGGCTCGCCGAACGTCTCCGAGACGGCCTACGGACTCCTCATGCAAGAACTCGAGGCCTGTGACTCGGGGCTGCGCTCGATGGCGTCGGTCCAGGGCGCGCTCGTCATGTATCCCATCCACGCCTACGGGAGCGAGGAGCAAAAGGAGGAGTGGCTGCCGAAACTCGGCGAAGGCGAGGCCGTCGGCTGTTTCGGCCTCACGGAGCCCGAACACGGCTCGAACCCGTCGGCGATGGAAACCCGCGCCGAGCAGGACGGGGACGGCTACGTCCTCAACGGGTCGAAGACCTGGATCACGAACTCACCGATTTCGGACGTCGCGGTCGTCTGGGCGCGCGACCAGTCGGACCCCGACGCTCCGGTTCGCGGATTCCTCGTCGAAACCGACCGCGACGGCGTCTCGACCAACAAGATCACCGAGAAGCTCTCCCTGCGCGCGTCGATCACGGGCGAGATCGGCCTCAACGACGTCTTCGTTCCCGAGGAGAACGTCCTGCCGGGCGTCTCCGGCATGAAGGGGCCGCTCTCCTGTCTCACGCAGGCCCGCTACGGGATCGCCTGGGGCGCCGTCGGCGCCGCCCGTGACTGCTTCGAGGAGGCCCGCCAGTACGCCAAGGACCGCGACCAGTTCGGCGGCCCGATCGGACGCTTCCAGCTTCAACAGCGCAAGCTCGCGGAGATGGGGACCCAGATCACGCTGGCTCAGTTGCTCGCCTACCGCCTGGCGGAACTCAAGGAGCGCGGCGAGATGCGACCGCAGCACGTCTCGATGGCCAAGCGAAACAACGTCCGGACGGCTCGCGATCAGGCCCGGATCGCCCGCGAGATCCTCGGCGGCAACGGGATCACCACCGACTACTCGCCGATGCGCCACATAGCCAACATGGAGACGGTCTACACCTACGAGGGCACCCACGACATCCACACGCTCGTCCTCGGCGAGGAGTTCACGGGCATTCCGGCCTACGAGTAG
- a CDS encoding IclR family transcriptional regulator: METDEGDETDAGVSTTRKTFAILEALAETDGLTITELTRRTGLSKSTVYRHLATLTDMGYVVERDGEHYVGFRLLEISEQARNRETGYAAAKRSVFELGQETGERAVFTVEERGEAVYVHRYGSRSNTLIGKRRPLHTLASGKAILAEWDDDDVARFVAEKGLEAVTDDTITDPDELRAELERIRERGYAVNDQEHMDGLRGVAVPVYTPDDDLLGALGVFGPTSRFKDEALHEELPTRLRDKADEIRVTLAYG; this comes from the coding sequence ATGGAGACGGACGAGGGCGACGAAACCGACGCGGGCGTCTCGACCACGCGGAAGACGTTCGCGATCCTCGAGGCGCTCGCGGAAACGGACGGGCTCACGATCACGGAACTCACCCGCCGGACGGGGCTGAGCAAGAGCACCGTCTATCGCCACCTCGCGACGCTGACCGACATGGGGTACGTCGTCGAGCGCGACGGCGAACACTACGTCGGCTTCCGACTGCTCGAGATCAGCGAACAGGCCCGCAACCGGGAGACGGGGTACGCGGCCGCCAAGCGGTCGGTGTTCGAACTCGGGCAGGAGACGGGCGAGCGCGCGGTCTTCACCGTCGAGGAGCGCGGCGAGGCCGTCTACGTCCACCGGTACGGAAGCCGCTCGAACACGCTGATCGGCAAGCGGCGACCGCTGCACACGCTGGCCTCGGGGAAGGCGATCCTCGCGGAGTGGGACGACGATGATGTCGCCCGGTTCGTCGCCGAGAAGGGCCTCGAGGCGGTCACGGACGACACCATCACCGACCCCGACGAACTCCGCGCCGAACTCGAGCGGATCCGCGAGCGCGGCTACGCCGTGAACGATCAGGAACACATGGACGGCCTCCGCGGGGTCGCCGTCCCCGTCTACACGCCCGACGACGACCTGCTGGGCGCGCTGGGCGTGTTCGGACCGACGAGCAGATTCAAAGACGAGGCCCTCCACGAGGAACTGCCGACCCGGCTCCGGGACAAGGCCGACGAGATCCGGGTGACGCTCGCCTACGGCTGA
- a CDS encoding DUF3006 domain-containing protein, translating into MSTRQHSTRRTVLRTLGSLGLTSVAAAATAGADGDGSNNGDDPSPPANGARSRSAAAGCGSADVDRYIATVDRIVGGRYVVLLLESDGELVDQHVARRSTLESVEESDILRVVFKDGDLLAANQLPKRPGRSASKPSPQERFDSLASDGPP; encoded by the coding sequence ATGTCGACGCGACAGCACTCGACGCGACGAACGGTTCTTCGAACGCTCGGCTCGCTCGGACTGACATCGGTCGCCGCCGCCGCGACCGCCGGTGCCGACGGCGACGGCAGTAACAACGGGGACGACCCGTCACCGCCCGCGAACGGCGCTCGCTCGAGGTCGGCCGCGGCCGGTTGCGGATCGGCCGACGTGGACCGCTATATCGCCACCGTCGACCGAATCGTCGGCGGGAGATACGTCGTTCTCCTGCTCGAGTCGGACGGCGAACTCGTCGACCAGCACGTGGCTCGCCGGTCGACGCTCGAGTCGGTCGAGGAGAGCGATATCCTGCGCGTCGTTTTCAAAGACGGCGACCTCCTCGCGGCGAATCAACTCCCGAAACGACCCGGACGGAGCGCTTCGAAGCCGTCGCCCCAGGAGCGGTTCGACTCGCTGGCCAGCGACGGCCCGCCGTAA
- a CDS encoding IclR family transcriptional regulator — protein sequence MTDDAPRPVKTTKTSLAVVRAVRDDDGATLSELADQLEVAKSTIHNHLHTLVKEGFLVREGDTYHVGLQFLPFGEHARDRNPLYAAARRRVYSLAEKSSNEADFIVEENGRAYSLEYAIGESTPRGLSESGPFRAGNRFYMHNCASGKAILSSMPEARVREIIDRWELPATTEETITDEAALFDELEAIRERGYATNNEELIEGYRSIGASITSPDGEVVGAFSIGGPTYRMAVDESTTEEIGHLLIDEIDALETELF from the coding sequence ATGACGGACGACGCACCTCGCCCGGTCAAGACGACGAAAACGTCGCTCGCAGTCGTTCGCGCGGTTCGCGACGACGACGGCGCCACGTTGAGCGAACTCGCCGACCAGCTCGAGGTGGCGAAGAGTACCATTCACAACCACCTTCACACGCTGGTCAAGGAGGGATTTCTCGTCCGCGAGGGTGACACCTACCACGTCGGCCTCCAGTTTCTCCCGTTCGGCGAACACGCGCGCGATCGAAACCCGCTGTACGCGGCGGCCCGGCGGCGAGTCTATTCCCTCGCGGAGAAGTCGAGCAACGAGGCCGACTTCATCGTCGAGGAAAACGGTCGCGCGTACTCCCTCGAGTACGCCATCGGCGAGTCGACCCCTCGGGGACTGTCGGAGTCGGGACCCTTCCGGGCTGGGAACCGGTTTTACATGCACAACTGCGCCTCGGGCAAGGCGATCCTGTCGTCGATGCCCGAAGCGCGCGTTCGAGAGATCATCGATCGTTGGGAGCTCCCGGCGACGACGGAGGAAACCATCACCGACGAGGCGGCGTTGTTCGACGAACTCGAGGCGATCCGCGAGCGCGGGTACGCGACCAACAACGAGGAGCTGATCGAGGGGTATCGGTCCATCGGCGCGTCGATAACGAGTCCGGACGGCGAGGTCGTCGGCGCGTTCTCGATCGGCGGCCCGACGTACCGCATGGCGGTCGACGAGTCGACGACCGAGGAGATCGGCCACCTGCTGATCGACGAGATCGACGCGCTCGAAACGGAACTATTCTAA
- a CDS encoding aldehyde dehydrogenase family protein — MSQQTTAQPDRHYINGEWTDGEGDETFESENPATGETLRTFHRGTQADVDAALEAAEEAQDEWRELSHIDRAEYLWDIYHELRERTDELGEIVTKECGKEISEGKADVVEAAHMVEWAAGNARHPHGDVVPSEIGSKDAYMRRKPRGVIGCITPWNFPVAIPFWHMAVSLVEGNTVVWKPAEQTPWCAQIVAEMFEDSGIPDGVFNMVQGFGDAGEAIVEDERVDTVLFTGSAEVGQQVGQTVAEQPGKLAACEMGGKNAVVITDEADLDTAVHSAVMSSFKTTGQRCVSAERLIVHENVYDEFKERFVDVAENVAVGDPLAEDTFMGPLVEGEHKEKVLEYNELAREEDVDVLVDRDELAADEIPDGHEDGHWIGPFVYEADHEADLRCTREEVFGPHVALMEYSGDIEDAVEIHNDTEYGLAGAIISEDYREVNYYRDNAEVGLAYGNLPCIGAEVHLPFGGVKKSGNGYPSGREVIEAVTERTAWTLNNSKDIEMAQGLSADITTDDD; from the coding sequence ATGAGTCAGCAGACGACAGCTCAGCCTGACCGGCACTACATCAACGGCGAGTGGACCGACGGGGAGGGCGACGAGACCTTCGAAAGCGAGAACCCGGCGACCGGCGAGACCCTGCGGACCTTCCACCGCGGGACCCAGGCCGACGTCGACGCCGCCCTCGAGGCGGCGGAAGAAGCCCAAGACGAGTGGCGCGAACTCTCCCACATCGACCGCGCCGAGTACCTCTGGGACATCTACCACGAGCTCCGCGAGCGAACGGACGAGCTCGGCGAGATCGTCACCAAGGAGTGCGGGAAGGAGATTTCGGAAGGGAAGGCCGACGTCGTCGAGGCCGCCCACATGGTCGAGTGGGCCGCGGGCAACGCCCGCCACCCTCACGGCGACGTCGTCCCGAGCGAGATCGGGAGCAAGGACGCCTACATGCGCCGCAAGCCCCGCGGCGTCATCGGCTGTATCACGCCCTGGAACTTCCCGGTCGCGATCCCGTTCTGGCACATGGCCGTCTCGCTTGTCGAGGGGAACACGGTCGTCTGGAAGCCCGCCGAACAGACGCCGTGGTGCGCCCAGATCGTCGCCGAGATGTTCGAGGACAGCGGCATCCCGGACGGCGTCTTCAACATGGTCCAAGGCTTCGGCGACGCCGGCGAGGCCATCGTCGAGGACGAGCGCGTCGACACCGTCCTCTTCACCGGTTCGGCCGAGGTCGGCCAACAAGTCGGCCAGACCGTCGCCGAACAGCCCGGCAAGCTCGCAGCCTGCGAGATGGGCGGGAAGAACGCGGTCGTCATCACCGACGAGGCTGACCTCGATACGGCCGTCCACTCGGCCGTGATGAGTTCGTTCAAGACCACCGGACAGCGCTGCGTCTCGGCCGAGCGCCTGATCGTCCACGAGAACGTCTACGACGAGTTCAAGGAACGGTTCGTCGACGTCGCCGAGAACGTCGCCGTCGGCGACCCGCTGGCCGAAGACACCTTCATGGGCCCGCTCGTCGAGGGCGAGCACAAGGAGAAGGTCCTCGAGTACAACGAACTCGCCCGCGAGGAGGACGTCGACGTGCTCGTCGACCGCGACGAACTGGCTGCCGACGAGATTCCGGACGGCCACGAGGACGGCCACTGGATCGGCCCGTTCGTCTACGAGGCCGATCACGAGGCCGACCTCCGCTGTACCCGGGAGGAGGTCTTCGGTCCCCACGTCGCGCTCATGGAGTACTCCGGCGACATCGAGGACGCCGTCGAGATCCACAACGACACCGAGTACGGGCTCGCGGGAGCGATCATCTCCGAGGACTACCGCGAGGTCAACTACTACCGCGACAACGCCGAGGTCGGGCTCGCGTACGGCAACCTGCCGTGTATCGGCGCCGAGGTCCACCTGCCCTTCGGCGGCGTCAAGAAGTCCGGCAACGGCTACCCGAGCGGCCGCGAAGTGATCGAGGCCGTCACCGAGCGCACCGCCTGGACGCTGAACAACTCGAAGGACATCGAGATGGCCCAGGGACTGTCCGCGGACATCACGACCGACGATGACTGA
- a CDS encoding helix-turn-helix domain-containing protein codes for MSSTSSTTTTTGSPDGTRLTLEIWHPDCWGLQATEAVDAGLLVHTVHRTVEDAVKGHFTVYADTTNQLDEFVAFADESPLTHSTVELGQRPTSTAPNPGNATRELFVEYEPEHSISDALVSHGFIHDASVRVEGGVEHWPVFVAGGRDEIRNRLEAIRTETDAEISVSRVATPDGGPSETADRTDRLTPRQREAFELACEQNYYAWPREISTRELADELGVSKTTLLEHLRKAEAKLLNPDDV; via the coding sequence ATGAGCAGCACGAGTTCGACGACGACTACGACAGGGTCTCCGGACGGCACACGACTCACACTCGAGATCTGGCACCCGGATTGCTGGGGCTTGCAGGCGACCGAGGCGGTCGACGCCGGTCTGCTCGTCCACACCGTCCACCGCACCGTCGAAGACGCGGTCAAAGGCCACTTCACCGTGTACGCCGATACGACGAACCAACTCGACGAGTTCGTCGCCTTCGCGGACGAGTCGCCGCTGACCCACTCGACGGTCGAACTCGGACAACGACCGACCAGCACGGCACCGAACCCGGGGAACGCGACCCGCGAACTGTTCGTCGAGTACGAGCCCGAACACAGCATCAGCGACGCGCTCGTCTCCCACGGCTTCATCCACGACGCGTCGGTGCGCGTCGAAGGCGGCGTCGAACACTGGCCGGTCTTCGTCGCCGGTGGCCGCGACGAGATCCGGAACCGACTCGAGGCGATCCGGACCGAGACCGACGCGGAAATCTCGGTCAGCCGGGTCGCCACGCCCGACGGCGGCCCGTCCGAGACCGCCGACCGGACGGATCGTCTCACGCCCCGACAGCGCGAAGCGTTCGAACTCGCCTGCGAGCAGAACTACTACGCCTGGCCCCGCGAGATCAGCACGCGCGAACTCGCGGACGAACTCGGCGTTTCGAAGACGACGCTGCTCGAGCACCTCCGAAAGGCCGAAGCGAAGTTGCTCAATCCCGACGACGTCTGA
- a CDS encoding proline dehydrogenase family protein: MIPPIASRFVAGTSASGALDHVSDCNRDGMGGILNLLGEHYHEPEPAAEDADEYCHLASQLAERDLNGTISVKPSQIGIDVGPDVFTANFERIVEAAAAEDVFVWCDMEDHTTTDTTLDAVESAARDHPDGVGVAIQANLKRTRDDLERLADVPAAVRLVKGAYDEPSSVALDSKAAVDEAYEDHLEFLFREFDHGVAVGSHDTKMLKTAVDLHKEYGTPFEIQMLMGVREDAQRELAEKGYEVNQYVPYGDKWMQYFYRRVRERKENALFALRAVVGV; the protein is encoded by the coding sequence ATGATTCCCCCGATTGCGAGCCGGTTCGTCGCCGGCACGTCCGCATCCGGTGCGCTGGATCACGTGTCCGACTGTAATCGAGACGGAATGGGCGGCATCCTGAACCTTCTCGGCGAACACTACCACGAACCCGAACCCGCGGCCGAGGACGCCGACGAATACTGCCACCTCGCCTCCCAACTGGCCGAGCGCGACCTGAACGGGACCATCTCCGTCAAACCCTCCCAGATCGGGATCGACGTCGGTCCGGACGTCTTCACGGCGAACTTCGAACGAATCGTCGAGGCCGCGGCGGCCGAAGACGTCTTCGTCTGGTGTGACATGGAAGACCACACGACGACCGACACGACGCTCGACGCCGTCGAATCCGCGGCCCGCGACCACCCGGACGGCGTCGGCGTCGCGATTCAGGCCAACCTCAAGCGGACGCGCGACGACCTCGAGCGACTCGCCGACGTTCCCGCGGCGGTCCGTCTGGTCAAGGGCGCCTACGACGAACCGTCGTCGGTCGCGCTCGATTCGAAGGCGGCCGTCGACGAGGCCTACGAGGACCACCTCGAGTTCCTCTTCCGCGAGTTCGATCACGGTGTCGCGGTCGGGAGCCACGACACGAAGATGCTCAAGACCGCGGTCGACCTCCACAAGGAGTACGGCACGCCGTTCGAGATCCAGATGCTCATGGGCGTCCGCGAGGACGCACAGCGGGAACTCGCCGAGAAGGGCTACGAGGTCAACCAGTACGTCCCCTACGGCGACAAGTGGATGCAGTACTTCTATCGCCGCGTCCGCGAACGGAAGGAGAACGCGCTGTTCGCGCTTCGCGCCGTCGTCGGCGTCTGA
- a CDS encoding sodium-dependent transporter, translating into MEEDTGLARDQWATRFGFVMALVGAVVGSGNIWRMPYVAGMNGGGAFLVIYLVLLYLIAVPGLMAETLLGRYTQSGVIGAFKNFLGEGWSEGLGLVVVIVNIGLMSYYAPVIAWTIYYLAHAALGTFYQPGFDPTAFWAAFSGSPLLVVGLHTLVAVLVGFVLLFGISDGIERVVKWMIPALVVTLSAVAIKGLTLPGAMEGLAFAFNPEWEYMTDANTWIAALGQALFSTGLGWGIALTYGSYLGKNDDVPLGGGLITAVGNTSIGLLAIFTVFPAVFAFGLEPTTGAELTFVSLVSIFPSMTGGYIWGLLFFLGFLFATYSSGLGITEVGVTTVKEETRLTRTQSVIAVVGAWWLLGIPSAYSSEFLGWMDFMFGNFGLPLATLMILILVGWVIDSKRARILDLNHNSDVYIGSYWDPIIKYVIPTVMVFIMGYYFATNIEDPRAISGLALMTGLTIGSILLMQFIRRGKTNEPALTPGGD; encoded by the coding sequence ATGGAAGAAGATACAGGACTCGCCCGTGATCAGTGGGCAACACGGTTCGGTTTCGTTATGGCACTGGTCGGGGCTGTGGTGGGGTCTGGCAACATCTGGCGAATGCCGTACGTTGCTGGAATGAACGGAGGTGGGGCGTTTCTGGTTATCTATCTCGTCCTACTGTACCTCATCGCCGTCCCTGGATTGATGGCAGAAACGCTTCTCGGCCGGTACACGCAAAGTGGAGTCATTGGTGCGTTTAAGAACTTCCTCGGAGAGGGGTGGTCCGAAGGGTTGGGCCTCGTAGTCGTCATCGTCAATATCGGGTTGATGTCTTACTACGCCCCGGTAATCGCGTGGACAATCTACTATCTGGCACACGCGGCACTGGGAACGTTCTACCAACCTGGATTCGACCCCACGGCGTTCTGGGCCGCGTTCTCTGGATCCCCACTGTTAGTCGTGGGACTGCACACGTTGGTTGCGGTCCTAGTCGGATTCGTCTTGCTTTTCGGTATCTCGGATGGTATCGAACGAGTCGTCAAATGGATGATCCCGGCTTTGGTGGTGACGCTGTCCGCAGTCGCTATCAAAGGACTAACGCTCCCCGGAGCGATGGAAGGGCTCGCGTTCGCGTTCAATCCTGAGTGGGAGTACATGACCGATGCAAATACGTGGATTGCTGCTCTCGGTCAGGCACTCTTCTCAACCGGGCTGGGATGGGGTATTGCGCTCACTTACGGTAGCTATCTCGGAAAGAACGACGACGTCCCGCTCGGCGGCGGCCTGATCACCGCGGTTGGGAACACGAGCATCGGTCTACTCGCCATCTTTACCGTGTTCCCTGCCGTCTTCGCGTTCGGTCTGGAACCGACTACGGGAGCTGAGTTGACCTTCGTTTCGCTCGTTTCGATCTTCCCGAGTATGACCGGCGGCTACATCTGGGGCCTTCTGTTCTTCCTCGGCTTCCTGTTCGCTACATACTCGTCCGGCCTCGGTATCACAGAGGTCGGGGTAACGACGGTCAAAGAAGAGACGCGTCTGACGCGTACTCAGTCCGTGATAGCAGTTGTCGGCGCTTGGTGGCTGCTCGGGATTCCGAGCGCGTATTCCTCTGAGTTCCTCGGATGGATGGACTTCATGTTCGGCAACTTCGGACTCCCGCTCGCGACGTTGATGATACTCATCCTCGTCGGCTGGGTGATCGATTCGAAACGCGCTCGCATCCTCGACTTAAATCATAACAGCGACGTCTATATTGGCTCTTACTGGGATCCGATCATCAAATACGTGATTCCGACCGTGATGGTCTTCATTATGGGGTATTACTTCGCAACCAATATCGAGGACCCGCGGGCGATCAGCGGTCTCGCCCTCATGACTGGTCTTACTATCGGGAGTATCCTACTCATGCAGTTCATTCGGAGAGGAAAGACGAATGAACCCGCTCTGACGCCAGGAGGTGACTGA
- a CDS encoding proline racemase family protein, producing MQSDVLIESIDTHTGGEPTRIITGGLNREVFEGGTVQEQRDKFAEELDHLREFLMKEPRGHDDMFGAITVPPSRDDADLGLFFMDNEGYLDMCGHGTMGVVTALIETGQLEAKSQLRIETPAGVVSARPEMSEDGRVDRVAVQNVTSYIIDKVEVTLSLGGRSIVVPVDVVHAGNVFALVPASAVDLAVATENTDEFVELGLEIRRTINQEIDLRDPLSGKGTTVDITEFYESDNDADRNVVIFGEGQVDRSPCGTGTCAKMTLLHEREELDLTEPYQYESVIGTRFEGELQDHEDRDGTRVMTSEVAGSAYIVATHKFLRDSEDSVPGFSV from the coding sequence ATGCAGTCAGACGTGCTTATTGAGTCGATCGACACGCACACAGGTGGCGAGCCGACTCGCATTATCACTGGCGGCCTCAACCGAGAAGTGTTCGAGGGCGGAACGGTCCAAGAGCAACGCGATAAGTTTGCCGAAGAACTCGACCACTTGCGTGAGTTCCTGATGAAGGAACCACGGGGCCATGACGATATGTTCGGAGCGATTACGGTCCCGCCCTCTCGTGACGACGCAGATCTCGGATTGTTCTTCATGGATAACGAGGGATACCTCGACATGTGTGGGCACGGGACAATGGGTGTCGTGACCGCATTGATAGAAACGGGACAACTGGAAGCGAAATCACAGTTACGAATCGAAACGCCAGCAGGTGTCGTCTCAGCGCGTCCAGAGATGAGTGAGGACGGGAGGGTCGACCGAGTTGCTGTCCAGAACGTCACCTCATATATTATCGATAAAGTCGAAGTCACTCTGTCGCTTGGCGGCAGATCGATCGTAGTTCCGGTAGACGTTGTCCACGCTGGTAACGTATTCGCACTCGTCCCTGCGTCCGCAGTTGACCTCGCAGTCGCGACGGAGAATACGGACGAATTCGTGGAATTAGGCCTTGAAATCCGGCGGACCATCAACCAAGAGATCGACCTTCGAGACCCACTTTCTGGAAAAGGTACGACAGTAGATATTACGGAGTTCTACGAGTCAGACAACGACGCCGACCGAAACGTCGTTATTTTCGGCGAAGGGCAAGTCGATCGTTCCCCGTGCGGAACCGGGACTTGTGCCAAAATGACCCTTCTTCACGAGAGGGAGGAACTCGACCTTACCGAGCCGTACCAGTACGAAAGCGTGATCGGAACGCGTTTCGAAGGCGAACTCCAGGACCACGAGGACAGAGACGGCACTCGCGTAATGACATCGGAGGTTGCTGGATCCGCGTATATCGTCGCGACCCACAAGTTCTTACGTGATTCTGAAGACTCGGTCCCGGGCTTTAGTGTCTAG